Proteins encoded within one genomic window of Haloimpatiens massiliensis:
- a CDS encoding sigma-70 family RNA polymerase sigma factor: protein MKIDDSNFIEQIKKKNSKALEFIVNTYGNLVYKVAYSVLYRGNDIGCIDECVNDVFLCLWNNIDSFDHSKGSFKNWLMAVTKYKAIDYKRKICGQVNSECIDDYSLTDHENTEKLIIEKENREELLALINSMDPVDREIFIRRYFLDEEISNIAAKLSIRRSAVDNRLSRGRKSLKKKFSVLKGEVI, encoded by the coding sequence ATGAAGATAGACGACTCTAATTTTATTGAACAAATTAAAAAGAAAAACTCCAAGGCATTAGAATTTATAGTAAATACCTACGGCAATTTAGTATACAAAGTTGCCTATAGTGTTCTCTATAGAGGCAATGATATCGGATGCATTGATGAATGTGTCAATGATGTTTTTTTATGTCTTTGGAATAATATAGATAGCTTTGACCACAGTAAGGGTAGCTTTAAAAACTGGCTAATGGCAGTTACCAAGTACAAAGCTATTGATTATAAGAGAAAAATCTGTGGGCAAGTAAATTCAGAATGTATAGATGACTATTCATTGACAGACCATGAGAATACTGAAAAACTAATAATAGAAAAAGAAAATAGAGAAGAATTGCTTGCACTTATAAATTCCATGGACCCTGTAGACAGGGAGATATTTATAAGAAGATATTTCTTAGATGAAGAAATATCAAATATAGCAGCTAAACTCTCCATTAGACGTTCTGCAGTAGATAATAGACTTTCAAGAGGACGTAAATCCTTGAAGAAAAAGTTTAGTGTTTTAAAGGGGGAAGTAATATAA
- a CDS encoding helix-turn-helix domain-containing protein: MNTKVITAGEKLKDIRKKYDIKQYELSGDRLTRNMISMLETNKTGLTKATAEILIDNLHKICERRSIKCDVTLKYLLESPKCQAKKICSSFIKLLNSTPQKVFESEFQKNLDEIENLLDKYNLKREKTAIYTKLGKIFKTSRDFNKAYSYSLIAFENSNYLFDNLQLIVLIIDITYCYNNLRKYKETLHFTKLAYTYMNNIPEEHEYKLKYNSIIAYKNLKDYNSALKEIEEIEHKFQNKLTFYLFEKISILMLKANCLKEKKFYSAALQVHKKILTLSENNIEMYLVTLCNILEIYIEINDINNIKEYMQKCIFHLNQYEKLPNKKYSSEIYNDIGLGFYAINKLEISKTYLKEAIKEAKKYKKMNIILSSMKNTFKYSCR, translated from the coding sequence ATGAATACTAAAGTCATTACAGCAGGAGAAAAACTTAAAGACATAAGAAAAAAATATGACATAAAGCAATATGAACTAAGTGGGGACAGGCTTACAAGAAATATGATAAGTATGCTTGAAACCAACAAAACTGGCCTTACAAAAGCTACTGCTGAAATTTTAATAGATAATCTACATAAGATATGTGAAAGACGCTCTATAAAATGCGACGTTACTTTGAAATACTTACTAGAGTCACCTAAGTGCCAGGCAAAAAAAATATGTAGTAGTTTCATTAAATTATTAAATTCCACTCCTCAGAAAGTATTTGAAAGTGAATTTCAAAAGAATCTGGATGAAATTGAAAATTTATTAGATAAATATAATTTAAAAAGAGAAAAAACAGCAATATATACAAAGCTAGGTAAAATATTTAAAACTTCTCGTGATTTCAATAAAGCATATAGTTATTCTTTAATAGCTTTTGAAAATTCTAATTACCTTTTTGATAATCTTCAATTAATAGTTTTAATTATCGACATCACCTATTGCTACAACAATTTAAGAAAATATAAAGAAACTTTACATTTCACTAAATTAGCCTATACTTACATGAATAATATTCCAGAAGAGCACGAATATAAGCTTAAATATAACAGTATCATAGCCTATAAAAATCTAAAAGACTACAATTCAGCTTTAAAAGAAATTGAAGAAATTGAACATAAGTTTCAAAATAAATTGACTTTCTACCTATTTGAAAAAATAAGTATACTTATGTTAAAAGCTAATTGCCTTAAAGAAAAAAAATTTTATTCTGCTGCTCTACAAGTACACAAAAAAATATTAACTTTAAGCGAAAATAATATAGAAATGTATCTGGTTACATTGTGCAATATATTAGAAATTTATATTGAAATAAATGATATCAACAATATAAAAGAATATATGCAAAAGTGTATTTTTCATTTAAACCAATATGAAAAACTTCCAAATAAGAAATATTCCTCTGAAATATATAATGATATTGGATTAGGTTTTTATGCTATAAATAAACTTGAAATAAGTAAAACATACTTAAAAGAAGCAATAAAAGAAGCAAAAAAATATAAGAAAATGAACATTATACTATCCTCTATGAAAAATACCTTTAAATATAGCTGCAGATAA